DNA from Sulfitobacter albidus:
GGGCGGGTATGTTTTTGCCGTCTCGGCCATGGGATCTCCTCCGTCGTTGTCTGCGCCATGCGGCGTCGTATTGCGGCACAGCCTAGGGCGGCTGCGGGGCGAAGGGAACGGGCCTGCGCGGCCCTCCCGGCCTTTGTGTAAAGTTTTTTCCGCCAAACGGTAAAGGGTGTAAATCCGACCTTTGGCGCAGGCGCGCGGCCACGATTCCGCACCGCCTGTGCGGAAATTCGGACAGGGGCTGCCGCAGGTGTCGGCGGCGGTACGCGGCGGTTTCCGCGCAAGCGACTGTTAACGCGTCCAAAATCAACGGTTTCGAGATTTCCGGTGGAAATGCTTGAAACTCGGCACGTGAGCCGCTTTGCTCACGCTCATTCCGCAAAAGCGGAGCGGCCCGCCTGACGGGCCCCAAAAACACTACGGGAGAGAGAAATGAACAAGTTTATCGTGGGTGCCGTTGCCAGCACCGTGTCCTTTGCTTTCGCCGCCGAGGCGATGGCCACCGAATGGAATGTCTCCGTCTGGGGCAAGCGCCGTGCGTTTACCGAGCACGTCGAAAAAATCGCCGAGCTGGTGTCTGAAAAGACGAACGGCGAATTCACCATGAACGTCAGCTACGGCGGCCTCAGCAAGAACCGCGAAAACCTCGATGGCATTTCCATCGGCGCGTTCGAGATGGCGCAGTTCTGCGCGGGCTACCACCGCGACAAGAACCGCGTGATCACCGTGCTTGAGCTGCCCTTCCTCGGCGTCGAGAACCTTGAACAGGAAGTGGCCGTGTCCAAGGCCGTCTATGCCCACCCCGCCGCGACCGATGAAATGGCGCAGTGGAACGCCAAGCTGCTGATGACCTCGCCGATGCCGCAGTACAACCTCGTCGGCACCGGCGAGCCGCGCGATGAGCTGGCCGAATTCGACGGTATGCGTGTCCGTGCGACCGGTGGTCTGGGTCAGGCGTTTGAAGCCGTCGGCGGTGTGCCCACCTCCGTAACCGCGACCGAGGCGTTTCAGGCAATGGAATCCGGCGTCGTCGACACGGTGGCCTTTGCCCAGCACGCGCATCTGTCCTTCGGCACCATCAACGAGGCCGATTGGTGGACCGCCAACCTCAACCCCGGCACGGTGAACTGCCCGGTGGTCGTCAACATCGACGCCTACGAGTCGCTCTCGGATGCGGAGCGTGAAGCGCTCGACAGCTCCGTGGACGAGGCGCTCGATCACTACCTCGCCAACTACGCCGAGCTTCTGGAGCGTTGGGACAGCGTTCTCGAAGAGAAGGGCGTGCAGAAGGTCGAAATCGCGCCCGAGGTGATCGAGGAATTCCGCGCCAAGGCGGCAACGCCGATCCGCGACGCCTGGATCGCCGACATGGAAGGGCAGGGACTGCCGGGTCAGGAACTCTACGATCTGGTCGTCAAGACCCTCGAAGAGGCGAAAGCCGGCGGCAGCTAAACCCGCCTGAAACGGTCACCGCCCGTGTGCCAGCCGGTGCACGGGCGGTGTACGTCGTGTGCACACCGTGTGACACGCTGATTTTACCGAAAAGAGGGGCCAAAGACGCCCCCGTCCGGGCCCAAGGGGAGGGAACATCATGGCAGGATCTGCCGCGGTGCTGGAGGATTCCAGCCTACTGAGCAAACTCGACCGATGGCTTCTGCCCGTCGAGCGTTTCGCGGCCCTTCTTTCGGGCCTCGCGATCTTTTCGCTGATGTTTCTGGCGGCCTATTCCGTCACGGGGCGCAAGTTTTTCGCCTCGCCGCTCGCGGGCTATGTCGACTATATCGAAGCCGCGATGCCGGTGATCGCCATCATGGGTGTCTCTTACGTGCAGCGCGACGGCAGCCACATCCGCATGGACATGCTGGTGGGCGCGCTAAAGGGCCGTATCCTTTGGCTATTCGAGCTGATCTCGGTCCTGCTGATGCTCTTGCTGATCGTCTTTCTGACCTGGGGCGCGTGGGAGCATTTTGACCGCTCGTTCGACTGCGCGCGGCCGCTGTGCTCACGTGACAGCTCCATCGACATCGGTATCCCGATCTGGCCGTCCAAGCTGGTCGTGCCCATCGCTTTCGCGGTGCTGACGTTGCGTTTGCTTTTGCAAACATGGGGATACGGGCGGGCCTTCATCCTCGGTCTGGAAAATCCTGTGGCCGTCCCCATGACACTGACGATCGCTGAACAGGCCCGTATCGAGGCCAAGGCACTGGAAGGGGCCGACTGATGGAACCCATCGAAATCGGCATCTACGTCTCAGCCGCCATGCTGGTGCTGGTGATCCTCGGCATGCGCGTGGCCTTTGCCGCGGGGCTTGCGGGCTTTGTCGGGCTGGTCTGGCTGCGCTGGAACGGGTTTGACTATGACCCCGACCGCTTTTGGAAAGCCGTTGAAATCAGCACGAAAATCGCGGGGCTCACCCCGCATTCCAAAGTCTCCGCGCAGGTGCTGAGCCTGATCCCGGTCTTCATCATGATCGGCTATCTGGCCTATTACGCCAAGCTGACGACCGCGCTGTTCGAGGCGTGCAAACGCTGGATCGCCTGGGTGCCCGGCGGCCTCGCCGTCTCGACCGTATTCGCCACGGCGGGCTTTGCCGCCGTGTCCGGCGCGAGCGTTGCCACGGCGGCGGTCTTTGCCCGCATTGCCATCCCAGAGATGCTCAAGATCGGGTACAACAAGCAATTCGCGGCCGGGGTCGTGGCCGCAGGCGGCACGCTCGCCTCGCTGATCCCGCCCTCCGCGATCCTCGTGATCTACGCCATCATCGTGGAGCAGGACGTGGGCAAGCTGCTGCTCGCGGGCTTCATCCCCGGGATGTTCTCGGCCATCGTCTATGGCTCGATGATCGTGGGCATCGCGATGATCTGGAAGAACGTGGGCCCCCCGGTCAGCGGATTCACCTGGAAAGAAAGGTTCGAAAGCCTGCCGCCCGCGCTGCCCATCGTGGCGGTGGTCGTAATCATCATCTTCTTTGTCTACAACCCCTTCGGCGATGCCTGGGGCACGCCGACCGAAGGTGGCGCGGTGGGCGCCTTCATCATCTTCCTGATGGCGCTCTATCGCGGGATGCGCTGGGCACAGCTCAAGGACGCGCTGCTCGATACTGCAAAGCTGACGGTGATGATCTTTTCGATCATCTGGGGCGTGCTGATCTACGTGCGTTTTCTGGGCTTTGCGGAGCTGCCGGACGCCTTTGCCGACTGGATCACATCGCTCGACATGGCGCCGATCGCGATCCTGATCTGCATCCTGCTGGCCTATGCCGTGCTGGGCATGTTCATGGACGCGATCGGGATGCTTTTGCTGACGCTGCCGGTGGTCTACCCGGCGGTGATGGCGCTCAACGGAGGGGAGCTGGTCTCTGCCGCCGACAGTGCCTTTGGCATGTCGGGCCCGATGTGTGCGATCTGGTTCGGGATCCTGGTGGTCAAGATGGCGGAGTTCTGTCTGATTACCCCGCCCATCGGGCTCAACTGCTTTGTCGTGGCGGGGGTGCGGGACGATCTGACCGTGCAGGACGTGTTCAAGGGGGTCACACCGTTCTTCCTCGCCGATGCGGTGACGATCGCGCTGCTGGTGGCCTTCCCCGGAATCGTGCTGTGGCTGCCGTCGCTTGCGGGTTAGGGTTCGGGCTCGTTCATCGCCGTTTCCATCCGCTGTTCCGAGCTGTCGAGGAAGTTGCCGATCAGGTGCAGCGCCTCGACATTCTCGCACACGACCTTGAACACCACGAGGAACGGCACCGCGATCAGCGCGCCCGCGATGCCCCAAAGCCAACCCCAGAACACCACTGTCAAGAAAACCGCCACGGTGTTCATGTTCAGGCGCCGTCCCACCAGCCAAGGGGTGATGAACTGCCCCTCTATCGTGGTCAGCGCCTGATAGCCTAGCGGCGCCAGCAGGGCATAACCGACCGTATCGAAGGTGATGATCGCGTAGGCGCCGACGATCACCGATCCGATCACGCCGCCGATGTAGGGCAGGAAGTTCAGCAAAAATGCCGCGATCCCAAAGATATAGGCGCCGGGCAGGCCAAGCAGATACAGAAAGCTGCCCACGCACAGGCCCAGCCCCGCGTTGATCAGCGTAATCGTCAGCAGATAGCGCGACACGCGCCGCTCCACGTCGTAAACCGCCGCCAACGCGCGTTTCTTGCCGGTGAAGGTCTGAAAGGATTGCACCAGTTTCACGTAGAACAGATTGCCCGATGCCAGCAGGAACAGCGCCAGCACCAGCATCACCGCAATCGTGCCACCGAGGGTCACGCCCGCGTTCATGGCACTGCTCAGCAGGCCGGGTTGCTCGACGACGACACGCTGTGGATCGTCCTCACCGCCCTTGCTGATCTTTTCGACCTGCTCTGTCGTTTCGCGCACGGTCTCGACAGTGTCGGCCATGCCGGCAAGGCGCGACTGGATCTGCGCCCCCATGGTCTGCAGCTCGTTCGACCAGCTGCTGATGGTATTGGCCGACAGCCCCACAAGAACGAATATCATCGCCCCCGCTGTGCCGACCAGCAGCACCGCCGACACGCCGCTGGGGATGCCCATGCGGGCCATGCCGCGCGCCACGGGGCTCAGTGTCAGGGCGAGCAGAAAGCCCAGAAGGACCGGCAGGATCAGATCCTTGGCGAAATAGGCGGTGACAAAGCAGGCGATCACGCACAGCAATTGCAGGGATCGACGGATCGAGGCGATGTTATCGGTCACGGGCGGTCCCCTTTATGGTGCATCATCACAAACGCGCGAGGCGGGTGATTGGTTCAGCCGCGATACGGGGTAAATGCATCCACGTCCAGCGCGCCCGCGCGGCGCAGCACGGCAACCCAGGCGGCGATGCCTTCGGGGATGGAGGCCGCGCGCAGAAATTCATTGGGCGCGTGGAAATCCTCGTCGGACGTGGAAAAGGAAAACATCACCGTTTCAATCCCCAGCACGTCCTTGATCATGTTCACCAGCGGCAGGGACGCGCCCATGCGCACGTGGCGCGGGCGGTGGCCATGCACAGCCTCCAGCGCGTCGCCGCAGGCGATCAGCAGCGGGTGACCCTGCGGCACGCTGGCCGCATCGGTGGCCTGGCGCACGTCAAAGACATCGAGGGTGGCGCCCGCTGGCGTGCGCGCCCGCAGATCGGCGATCACCGCGTCCTGTGCGCGGGCGGCGTCCTGACCGGGGGGAAAGCGCAGCGTGATCTTGGCGTGCGCCTCGGCGGGGGTGACGGTCTTGCCGCCCGCGCCGGTGTGGCCGCCCCACATCCCGTTGAGCTCGACCGTGGGCCGCAGCCAGAGACGTTCGAGCGTGGTGTAGCCGTCCTCCCCCTGTGGCACCGTCCCGAGCGCGTCGGCAAAGGCCCCCTCGTCAAAGGGGATATTGGCCATCTCTGCCCGTTCATCCGCGTCCGGTTCGGGCAGGCCGTCGGTGAATCCCGGGCAGGTGATGCGGCCCGCGTCATCGTGCAGCCCGGCGAGCAGACGCGCCATTTCGTGCAGCGCGTTGGGCACCGCCCCGCCGTAGCGGCCCGAGTGCAGATCCTTGGCCGCCGTGCGCAGCGTGATCTCGAACCCGCCACTGCCGCGCGAGCCGACGTTGAGCGTCAACAGATCCGCCCGCCAGCGCCCGCCGTCCGCCGACAGCATCGCGTCGGCCGACAGCAGATCGGCGTTTTCATTGAGGATCGCGGGCATGGAGGGGCTGCCGGTCTCTTCCTCGCCCTCGATCAGTAATTTGACGTTGAGGGGCAGGGTGCCGTCGACGGCTTCAAACGCCGCCAGCGCGTGCAGCGCGATCAGCAGTGGGCCCTTGTCGTCCGAGATGCCCCGCGCGTAGAGCCGACCGTCGCGTTCCGTCATCTCGAAGGGCGGGCTGTGCCACAGATCATAGGGCTCGGGCGGTTGCACGTCGTAGTGGCCGTAGACCAGCAGCGTGGGCGCGCCGGGGTGTTCCAGCCGTTCGGCATAGAGTGCCTGATGCCCGCTGTCCGCAGGGCCAAGGCGGCGTTGATTGGTAAATCCGGCCTCGGCGATCAGCCCTTCGAGAAAGCTGCGGGTGTCCTCCATCGCGCGCGCCTGCGCCGGGTCACCGCCGACGGAGGGCAGGGCGGTAAAGGCGGCAAGGCGTTCGCGGTAGCGATCCACCGTCGCCAGCGCATGGTCGGTGACACGGCAGCTCATGTGACGCCCCCGTCCACCGACAGGATCTGCCCGGTGATCCAGCTTGCCGCGTCCGAGCACAGGAAAGCGACGGCGCTGGCGATGTCCTGCGGCGTGCCAAGGCGCCTTGTGTGGATGCGCTGCACCAGTGCCGCTTGCCCCTCCGTGCCCATCGCGGCCCATTGCCGTTCGGTCGCGGGGTTGGAGAGCACGAAACCGGGGGCGACGGAATTGACGGTCACGCCCGAGGGCGCGAACTCAAAGCTCAGCTGTTTGGTCAGACCGACCAGTGCGTGTTTTGCCGCCGTATAGGCCTGAATCCCCGTCAGGCTGGGCCGCAGCCCCGCACCGGAGGAGATCGTGACGATCCGCCCCCAGCCGCGCGCGGCCATGGCGGGCGCGCAGGCTTTTGCCAGATGAAAGGCCGAATCGACATTGGCTGCAAAGATCGCGCGCCAGTCCTCGGCGCTAACCTCGGCCAGCGGTCGGCCCACCTGACCACGCACGCCGCCTGCGGCGTTGACCACCACGTCGGGTGGCGCGGGAAGGGCGGCGATCATCGCCGCCACGGCCTGCGCATCGGCAAGATCGGCGGGGGCAAAGCGCAGATCGAGGCCGGGGTCACTGCCGGGCATGTCGCTGACGGTCACGTCCATCCCCGCGGCGCTCAGATCGCGGGCGATGGCCGCGCCGATGCCCCCCACGGCGCCGGTGACAAGGGCGGTGCGGGTCATGGGGCGTTCTCCAGCAGTTTGGTCAGCTCGTGGAACGTGGCCGTGGATTGCGGCCGGCGCCCCCCTCAATGTCGTGGATCAGCTCGACCAGACGGGCGGTGAGCGGCGTGGGGATGCCGTGGCTGTGCGCGATCTTGACCACGCGGCCCACCTGCGGGTCGACCTCGGTGCGGCGCTTGCGCACCGCCAGATCGCGGTAGATGCCGGTATGGGTCTTGGCCGTCTTGGCGTTATGCGCGGCAAGGGCGGCGAGCGAGGCGGAGGCCGCTTCAGACGGCGCGCCGGGGGCAAAGGCCGCAGGGTCAAACCCGTTAAACCCCTTTGGCGTCACGCCTTCGGCGGCGGCGGTCGCCATGACTTCGCGGGCAAGCGTCATCAGCGCGGGGCCGCGCGCGGGATCGGCAAAATTCTCGGTCATGCTGTCGTGGGTGAGGGCGGTCGCAAAGAGCATCACGCCGTATCCCATCTTGCCCCAGAGATAGGCGAATATATCCTCGGTCAGCACCGCGTCAGGCTCGTAATGCTGCCAGAGCGCGTGCATCGCGCGGGTGCGGTCGCGGATCTGGCCGTCGATCTCGCCGATCACCACGGCGGCGCGGTTGCCCAGCAGGATCTCGCCCGGCCCCAGCCAATCTGCACCGTAGTTCACGAAGGCCCCCATGGTGCGTTCCGCGCCGGCACGGGCGGCGATGGTATGCGCATTGAGGCCGTTTTGCGCGGAGAGGACATATCCATCCTCGGCCAGATGCGGCAGCAGCATCTCCAGCGCGTCCTCGGTCGCCTGCGCTTTGACCGCCAGCACGATGCGGCTGTAGGTGCCGGTGAGCTGATCTGGGGTCACGCAGGGGACGACTTGGGTGAATTCCGCGACCGGGCCGGTGATGCGCAAACCGTCGGTGGCGCAGGCCCGCGCGTGATCCGCCACGATGTCGACCATCAGAACGGGCACGCCCGCGCGCGCGAGATACGCGCCAAAGACGCCGCCGATGGCGCCCGCGCCCCAGATCAGGACCGGATCGTTCATGCCCACGGCCCTTCGAGCGCGTCGCGCACTTCGGCGACGCCAGTCTCCCAGATCGCCTGCATCTCGGCGTCGGGTTTTTGCCACGCGCCGCCGAAGGAGCCATCGCCCAGCACCTCGCGCGCCGCCGCAGGGCCGCGCGCCTTCATCGCGGTCATGTCGACGGGGGGCTTTTCGCCCGCAGGCGCGGGGGCGTGGGGCAGGCGCGTCCAGGGAAAATTCTCCATCCAGTTGGCGTGGCTGCCGGATGTGTCCGTCGCCTGCACCGCCGCCCAAGTCCGGGGCGCGCTCCACCAGTTGTGGAATTTGATCGACATATCGGGGTGTTCCGCCATCAGCTCCTGGGCCAGCGCGCGTACAGGATCATTGCCGCCGTGGCCGTTGACGATCAACACACGGGTGAAGCCCGCGCGCCGCACCGAGGCGATCACGTCGCGCATCACAGCCAGCAGGGTTTCGACGCGCAGCGACACGGTGCCGGGGTAGGCGTTGAAATAGGGCGCGAGGCCGAAGGGCATGACCGGGTAGACCGGCACACCGAGCGGCTCTGCCGCCTCCACGCTCACCCGCTCGGCCAG
Protein-coding regions in this window:
- a CDS encoding creatininase family protein — protein: MKISDMNWRDVEAAAARDPRCIVPIGSTEQHAQLSLCVDMILAERVSVEAAEPLGVPVYPVMPFGLAPYFNAYPGTVSLRVETLLAVMRDVIASVRRAGFTRVLIVNGHGGNDPVRALAQELMAEHPDMSIKFHNWWSAPRTWAAVQATDTSGSHANWMENFPWTRLPHAPAPAGEKPPVDMTAMKARGPAAAREVLGDGSFGGAWQKPDAEMQAIWETGVAEVRDALEGPWA
- a CDS encoding TRAP transporter small permease subunit, producing the protein MAGSAAVLEDSSLLSKLDRWLLPVERFAALLSGLAIFSLMFLAAYSVTGRKFFASPLAGYVDYIEAAMPVIAIMGVSYVQRDGSHIRMDMLVGALKGRILWLFELISVLLMLLLIVFLTWGAWEHFDRSFDCARPLCSRDSSIDIGIPIWPSKLVVPIAFAVLTLRLLLQTWGYGRAFILGLENPVAVPMTLTIAEQARIEAKALEGAD
- a CDS encoding AI-2E family transporter, producing the protein MTDNIASIRRSLQLLCVIACFVTAYFAKDLILPVLLGFLLALTLSPVARGMARMGIPSGVSAVLLVGTAGAMIFVLVGLSANTISSWSNELQTMGAQIQSRLAGMADTVETVRETTEQVEKISKGGEDDPQRVVVEQPGLLSSAMNAGVTLGGTIAVMLVLALFLLASGNLFYVKLVQSFQTFTGKKRALAAVYDVERRVSRYLLTITLINAGLGLCVGSFLYLLGLPGAYIFGIAAFLLNFLPYIGGVIGSVIVGAYAIITFDTVGYALLAPLGYQALTTIEGQFITPWLVGRRLNMNTVAVFLTVVFWGWLWGIAGALIAVPFLVVFKVVCENVEALHLIGNFLDSSEQRMETAMNEPEP
- a CDS encoding SDR family NAD(P)-dependent oxidoreductase; this encodes MTRTALVTGAVGGIGAAIARDLSAAGMDVTVSDMPGSDPGLDLRFAPADLADAQAVAAMIAALPAPPDVVVNAAGGVRGQVGRPLAEVSAEDWRAIFAANVDSAFHLAKACAPAMAARGWGRIVTISSGAGLRPSLTGIQAYTAAKHALVGLTKQLSFEFAPSGVTVNSVAPGFVLSNPATERQWAAMGTEGQAALVQRIHTRRLGTPQDIASAVAFLCSDAASWITGQILSVDGGVT
- a CDS encoding TRAP transporter large permease codes for the protein MEPIEIGIYVSAAMLVLVILGMRVAFAAGLAGFVGLVWLRWNGFDYDPDRFWKAVEISTKIAGLTPHSKVSAQVLSLIPVFIMIGYLAYYAKLTTALFEACKRWIAWVPGGLAVSTVFATAGFAAVSGASVATAAVFARIAIPEMLKIGYNKQFAAGVVAAGGTLASLIPPSAILVIYAIIVEQDVGKLLLAGFIPGMFSAIVYGSMIVGIAMIWKNVGPPVSGFTWKERFESLPPALPIVAVVVIIIFFVYNPFGDAWGTPTEGGAVGAFIIFLMALYRGMRWAQLKDALLDTAKLTVMIFSIIWGVLIYVRFLGFAELPDAFADWITSLDMAPIAILICILLAYAVLGMFMDAIGMLLLTLPVVYPAVMALNGGELVSAADSAFGMSGPMCAIWFGILVVKMAEFCLITPPIGLNCFVVAGVRDDLTVQDVFKGVTPFFLADAVTIALLVAFPGIVLWLPSLAG
- a CDS encoding C4-dicarboxylate TRAP transporter substrate-binding protein, whose amino-acid sequence is MNKFIVGAVASTVSFAFAAEAMATEWNVSVWGKRRAFTEHVEKIAELVSEKTNGEFTMNVSYGGLSKNRENLDGISIGAFEMAQFCAGYHRDKNRVITVLELPFLGVENLEQEVAVSKAVYAHPAATDEMAQWNAKLLMTSPMPQYNLVGTGEPRDELAEFDGMRVRATGGLGQAFEAVGGVPTSVTATEAFQAMESGVVDTVAFAQHAHLSFGTINEADWWTANLNPGTVNCPVVVNIDAYESLSDAEREALDSSVDEALDHYLANYAELLERWDSVLEEKGVQKVEIAPEVIEEFRAKAATPIRDAWIADMEGQGLPGQELYDLVVKTLEEAKAGGS
- a CDS encoding ketopantoate reductase family protein, whose protein sequence is MNDPVLIWGAGAIGGVFGAYLARAGVPVLMVDIVADHARACATDGLRITGPVAEFTQVVPCVTPDQLTGTYSRIVLAVKAQATEDALEMLLPHLAEDGYVLSAQNGLNAHTIAARAGAERTMGAFVNYGADWLGPGEILLGNRAAVVIGEIDGQIRDRTRAMHALWQHYEPDAVLTEDIFAYLWGKMGYGVMLFATALTHDSMTENFADPARGPALMTLAREVMATAAAEGVTPKGFNGFDPAAFAPGAPSEAASASLAALAAHNAKTAKTHTGIYRDLAVRKRRTEVDPQVGRVVKIAHSHGIPTPLTARLVELIHDIEGGAGRNPRPRSTS
- a CDS encoding M20/M25/M40 family metallo-hydrolase, which produces MSCRVTDHALATVDRYRERLAAFTALPSVGGDPAQARAMEDTRSFLEGLIAEAGFTNQRRLGPADSGHQALYAERLEHPGAPTLLVYGHYDVQPPEPYDLWHSPPFEMTERDGRLYARGISDDKGPLLIALHALAAFEAVDGTLPLNVKLLIEGEEETGSPSMPAILNENADLLSADAMLSADGGRWRADLLTLNVGSRGSGGFEITLRTAAKDLHSGRYGGAVPNALHEMARLLAGLHDDAGRITCPGFTDGLPEPDADERAEMANIPFDEGAFADALGTVPQGEDGYTTLERLWLRPTVELNGMWGGHTGAGGKTVTPAEAHAKITLRFPPGQDAARAQDAVIADLRARTPAGATLDVFDVRQATDAASVPQGHPLLIACGDALEAVHGHRPRHVRMGASLPLVNMIKDVLGIETVMFSFSTSDEDFHAPNEFLRAASIPEGIAAWVAVLRRAGALDVDAFTPYRG